The proteins below come from a single Cryptococcus gattii WM276 chromosome D, complete sequence genomic window:
- a CDS encoding uncharacterized protein (Similar to TIGR gene model, INSD accession AAW46468.1): MVKLPSAARIRSLATTPATATRAFATVNPTPPAAQPAKSKRRFEKLDDGLTFDDFLSGDVPPENERVVLGNTKQPRLPSFLKHPIATGASYSGIKKELRGLGLHTVCEEAKCPNIGECWGGGKGNATATIMLMGDQCTRGCRFCSVKTSKAPPPLDVHEPENTAEAISRWGLGYIVLTSVDRDDLVDGGAAHIASTISKIKQKAPNILVEALTPDFATKGVEVVHTVAASGLDVFAHNVETVERCTPFVRDRRAGFNQSLKVLEEAKKGARAAGREILTKSSIMLGVGEMEEEIHETLRRLRESDVDVVTFGQYMRPTKRHMKVDRYVEPEEFAKWKEVAEGMGFLYVASGPLVRSSYKAGEFFIENVLKKRRAAAAEHVASQLSTQPPSEVAAKV; the protein is encoded by the exons ATGGTAAAGCTCCCCTCAGCAGCTCGCATTCGATCCCTCGCCACCACGCCTGCCACTGCAACCAGGGCCTTTGCTACCGTCAACCCGACCCCTCCTGCCGCTCAGCCTGCAAAGTCCAAACGACGTTTCGAAAAGCTCGACGATGGGTTGACTTTTGACGACTTTTTGTCAGGCGATGTTCCCCCCGAGAATGAGCGTGTGGTTCTGGGTAACACGAAACA ACCTCGCTTGCCATCTTTCCTCAAGCATCCGATCGCCACTGGCGCGTCCTACAGCGGTATAAAAAAGGAACTTCGTGGATTAGGATTGCACACGGTGTGTGAAGAAGCCAAATGTCCCAACATTGGCGAATGCTGGGGTGGCGGTAAAGGGAATGCGACGGCGACGATTATG TTGATGGGTGATCAATGTACAAGAGGATGTCGATTTTGCTCTGTCAAGACGTCCAAGGCGCCTCCTCCACTGGACGTCCATGAGCCCGAGAATACTGCTGAAGCAATCAGCCGATGGGGACTTGGCTATATCGTGTTGACAAGTGTTGATCGAGATG ACCTGGTTGATGGCGGTGCCGCCCATATCGCTTCTACCATTTCCAAAATCAAGCAAAAAGCACCCAACATTCTCGTTGAAGCCCTCACTCCCGATTTCGCTACAAAGGGCGTTGAAGTCGTCCATACCGTTGCTGCATCTGGTCTTGATGTCTTTGCGCATAATGTTGAGACTGTTGAAAGGTGTACACCATTCGTACGAGACAGGCGGGCAGGGTTCAACCAGAGTTTAAAGGTGTTGGAAGAGGCCAAGAAGGGTGCCCGAGCCGCGGGCAGGGAGATTTTGACAAAGAGCAGTATCATGCTGGGTGTCggagagatggaagaggaaatcCACGAAACGTTAAGAC GATTACGCGAGTCGGACGTTGATGTTGTCACTTTTGGTCAATACATGCGACCAACAAAACGACACATGAAGGTGGACCGATATGTCGAACCTGAAGAGTTTGCGAAATGGAAAGAGGTGGCCGAGGGGATGGGATTCTTGTATGTGGCCAGTGGACCTCTTGTTAGATCAAGTTACAAG GCTGGTGAATTCTTTATCGAAAATGTACTTAAAAAGCGACGTGCCGCTGCTGCCGAGCACGTCGCTTCCCAACTGTCTACCCAGCCACCATCCGAGGTCGCTGCCAAAGTGTAA
- a CDS encoding Ubiquitin chain assembly factor, putative; Ufd2p (Similar to TIGR gene model, INSD accession AAW46464.1) produces the protein MSRCGRRFSCYEASLIKCSNCLLYYFSPCLPLHPTMADNPNLSDADKIRLKRLARLGTSTPVPSQTQSQQQPSPSSTPELHHPPSASSRLLSNLPPAASSRPSSPATVSQKPSSASIKPDPQAVQPKPSIAPSLSLKRPSSASTPRDEPVGPRIVHTKPIQPLVKAEYKAWETEKVGQIFAVTLNKQKAQETDWFLCWLKDLEQELNEENYPPPLKTDIELADRLLIARLSMDPTLMAQSDDPDVLTILAGLPQNETVFEYLAGCWKRLYQASRDANRYAFSEDEKSQWSKSVDKIKGLVVSYCGMTIEDPTMFPQPAEKPLGAAEFLPLLLSVYQPSSGDLLVSTSSAPAPLPGPLQPNDLLPFLQDLAAGFDNDTLKDVITPTLSLFFQEWFKITPTPDIMGAEWRRYLGAMNLLVQVKPIAALLPTLPIWLAPNVTAPKLEWQSLLGPLTRLNVFPREFPEIWKTYFSNPTERKKEDIDANKSNLRFTLGSLHSSLFNVYNAIVRASPDAREGVLDFFTLALRLNEKRAGMRVDPRTVSSDGYMINLQVVLLKLFEPVMDARFSKIDKVDPEYYKSSKRIDISEETKIRGAKEEADAYFGSAMDVDTKPNFISDLFFLLNSYLHLGVVKTISTRIRAEKNLSEMEKELKRIEASTGDWANNPVLQAQGEATIKKLKSDMSVLHASIHAYDTQLLDRDTIRMVVSFLSFVMTWLIRLVDPNHQYPSSPLTLPLPKEAPMAFRMLPEFFIENIAEYFEFLAKYDPDALDDVDKDIFITFAITFLSPNYVNNPFLKAKLVTIISYGLYPMGYWRNGPLFDRLSILSIATVHLMPTLIRFFIDVEITGGHTQFWDKFNFRRDIGHIFKAMWTNPLHREAFVKSRHDDFDQFIRFVNMLMSDTTFHLEESLTGLAKIGQIESQKANTASWEALPQSEREDLEGQLRQAEGSVPWHTQMGLSNVKLIRDFTATTREPFVAPEIVDRLAASLDENLTALVGPKMSDLKVSNPDKYYFKPKDLLAAIAQIYLNLSVESEFIRAVANDGRSYSKDLFMKFARTLKHRAIMTEGEVAEVVSFTQKIEDMKATISMEDEREIPDEFLDPLLSTLMKDPVILPVSRVTIDRGTIRTVLLSKEVDPFNNVPLKYEDCIPDTELKAKIDAWLAEGNTKQADSVMNVDQL, from the exons ATGTCGCGTTGTGGCCGCCGCTTTAGTTGCTATGAAGCGTCATTAATAAAGTGCTCGAACTGCTTACTCTACTACTTCTCCCCCTGTCTCCCCCTCCACCCCACCATGGCAGACAACCCAAACCTTTCAGATGCTGACAAG ATCCGTCTCAAGCGTCTCGCACGCCTTGGCACCTCCACCCCCGTCCCTTCTCAGACCCAGTCACAGCAACAGCCCTCTCCTAGCAGTACTCCCGAGCTCCATCACCCGCCCTCCGCCTCTTCAAGGCTCCTTTCAAACCTTCCTCCCGCCGCAAGTTCCAGACCTTCCTCCCCCGCTACAGTGTCCCAGAAGCCCTCTTCTGCTTCTATTAAACCTGATCCTCAAGCGGTCCAGCCCAAGCCTTCCATTGCGCCCAGTCTTTCGCTCAAGAGACCATCATCCGCTAGTACTCCCAGGGATGAACCAGTGGGGCCGAGAATTGTACACACCAAGCCAATTCAGCCACTTGTCAAGGCGGAATACAAAGCATGGGAGACCGAGAAGGTTGGCCAAATATTTGCCGTTACTCTAAAC AAGCAAAAGGCTCAGGAAACTGATTGGTTCCTTTGTTGGCTCAAAGACCTAGAACAGGAGCTCAATGAAGAGA ACTATCCTCCTCCGCTCAAAACCGACATAGAACTAGCTGATAGACTTCTCATTGCCCGTCTCTCCATGGATCCCACACTTATGGCTCAATCCGATGACCCCGATGTTCTTACAATTCTTGCTGGGCTACCTCAGAATGAGACTGTCTTCGAATACCTTGCTGGGTGCTGGAAGAGATTGTACCAAGCTAGTAGAGACGCCAACCGGTATGCCTTTTCCGAGGATGAAAAGAGTCAATGGAGCAAATCGGTGGATAAGATCAAGGGGCTAGTTGTTTCTTATTGTGGTATGACCATCGAGGACCCGACCATGTTCCCGCAACCGGCAGA GAAACCACTTGGAGCAGCCGAATTCCTCCCGCTCCTTCTTTCTGTTTATCAACCGTCATCCGGTGACCTTCTCGTGTCTACCTCTTCGGCTCCAGCGCCGCTACCTGGTCCACTTCAACCCAACGACCTATTACCTTTCCTCCAGGACCTCGCTGCCGGTTTTGATAATGATACTTTAAAGGATGTTATCACGCCGACGCTCAGTCTATTCTTCCAAGAGTGGTTCAAAATCACCCCTACTCCGGATATCATGGGCGCGGAGTGGAGGAGATATTTGGGTGCTATGAATTTGTTGGTACAGGTCAAACCTATAGCCGCACTT CTCCCCACGTTACCTATCTGGTTGGCTCCGAATGTGACAGCTCCAAAGCTTGAATGGCAATCTCTTTTAGGTCCTCTTACCCGTCTGAATGTCTTCCCCAGGGAATTC CCTGAAATTTGGAAGACTTATTTTTCTAACCCCACcgaaagaaagaaggaagacaTTGACGCGAACAAAAGCAACCTTCGATTTACCCTCGGAAGCTTACAT TCGTCCCTGTTCAACGTCTATAATGCCATCGTTCGTGCATCACCAGATGCCAGAGAGGGTGTTCTTGACTTTTTCACCCTTGCTTTGCGTCTCAACGAGAAGCGTGCGGGAATGCGAGTCGACCCTCGAACCGTCTCGTCAGACGGCTACATGATCAACCTTCAGGTCGTGCTGCTGAAATTGTTTGAGCCGGTAATGGACGCCAGATTCTCCAAGATTGACAAAGTTGATCCAGAATATTATAAATCCTCGAAAAGGATCGACATCTCAGAAGAGACAAAGATTAGAGGCGCCAAGGAAGAGGCGGACGCATATTTTGGAAGCGCCATGGATG TGGACACGAAACCAAACTTCATCTCCGACTTGtttttccttctcaacAGCTATCTCCATCTAGGTGTAGTCAAGACTATCTCTACCAGGATTCGAGCTGAAAAGAACCTGAGtgagatggaaaaggaaCTGAAGAGAATTGAGGCATCCACAGGCGATTGGGCAAAT AATCCGGTATTACAGGCACAAGGCGAGGCAACAATCAAAAAATTGAAGAGTGACATGTCCGTTCTTCATGCTTCTATTCACGCCTATGACACACAGCTCTTGGATCGAGATACGATCAGAATGGTTGTCTCCTTCCTCAGCTTTGTTATGACATGGCTTATCCGCCTTGTCGACCCAAACCATCAGTACCCATCGTCGCCTCTTACTTTACCATTACCAAAGGAAGCTCCAATGGCCTTTAGGATGTTGCCAGAATTTTTCATCGAAAACATTGCAGAGTACTTTGAGTTCCTCGCCAA GTATGATCCCGATGCGCTCGACGATGTGGACAAGGACATCTTTATTACCTTTGCCATCACTTTCTTGTCCCCCAACTACGTTAATAACCCTTTCCTCAAGGCTAAACTTGTTACA ATCATCTCGTATGGCCTATACCCCATGGGCTACTGGCGAAACGGTCCTCTCTTTGACAGACTTAGTATACTCAGCATAGCCACAGTCCACTTGATGCCTACTTTGATCCGTTTCTTCATTGATGTGGAGATTACTGGAGGTCATACGCAATTCTGGG ACAAGTTCAACTTTAG ACGTGACATTGGCCACATCTTCAAGGCCATGTGGACAAACCCTCTCCACCGGGAAGCATTCGTCAAGTCTAGGCA TGATGACTTTGATCAGTTCATTCGCTTTGTCAACATGCTCATGAGCGATACTACTTTCCATCTCGAAGAGTCCTTGACCGGCTTGGCCAAGATTGGACAAATAGAGTCTCAAAAAGCCAACACTGCTTCTTGGGAAGCATTGCCCCAGTCAGAGAGAGAGGATCTTGAGGGTCAGTTGAGGCAGGCGGAGGGTAGTGTTCCCTGGCATACGCAGATGGGTTTATCAAATGTCAAATTGATTCGAGACTTTACGGCAACCACACGAGAACCATTTGTTGCTCCTGAGATTGTAGACCGTTTGGCAGCA TCCTTGGATGAGAATCTTACAGCTCTTGTTGGCCCAAAGATGTCGGATCTTAAAGTATCCAATCCCGACAAATATTACTTCAAGCCCAAGGATCTTTTGGCAGCTATCGCCCAAATCTATCTCAACCTTTCTGTCGAGTCTGAATTCATTCGTGCAGTCGCCAATGATGGTAGAAGTTATTCAAAGGATTTGTTTATGAAGTTTGCGAGGACTTTAAAGCACAGAGCCATTATGACTGAAGGAGAGGTAGCCGAAGTTGTCAGCTTTACGCAAAAAATTGAAGACATGAAAGCGACAATATCAATGGAGGATGAGAGGGAGATTCCGGACGAGTTTTTGGATCCATTGTTATCGACCT TAATGAAAGACCCTGTCATCTTACCAGTATCTAGAGTAACTATTGATAGAGGTACCATTCGAACTGTCTTGCTTTCAAAGGAAGTTGACCCTTTCAACAACGTACC GCTAAAGTATGAGGATTGCATTCCCGACACGGAGTTAAAGGCCAAGATCGATGCGTGGCTGGCGGAGGGCAACACAAAGCAAGCAGACTCGGTGATGAATGTTGACCAGCTGTAG
- a CDS encoding 20 kDa nuclear cap binding protein (ncbp), putative (Similar to SGTC gene model, INSD accession EAL18762.1) has protein sequence MAQVVPSLDHPSSYRDSRSEIDRETERRLLAQSSTLYIGNLSFYTTETQMYQLFSTCAKPEIGGGIKRIIMGLDRNTKTPCGFAFVEYFLHEEAVDCMRYISGTKLDERVIRCDLDPGYKEGRQFGRGRSGGQVRDEFRQEYDSGRGGWGHQRLEEERRRQEQDRLRSQMQFDTYAAVGGLGLAGADVPRGEDFFADRQKRGRSEDEEEIERREDEKRLRGERDDE, from the exons ATGGCACAAGTCGTACCCTCCCTCGACCACCCATCTTCCTACCGCGATAGCAGGTCAGAG ATTGATCGAGAAACTGAGCGCCGACTTTTGGCCCAGTCGAGCACACTCTACATTGGTAACCTCAGTTTCTACACCACAGAGACCCAAATGTATCAAC TATTCTCGACTTGTGCCAAACCCGAAATCGGCGGAGGTATCAAGAG AATTATAATGGGTCTCGACCGGAATACCAAGACGCCGTGTGGTTTCGCTTTCGTCGAGTACTTTCTTCATGAAGAAGCAGTCGACTGTATGCGATACATCTCTGGCACTAAGCTCGATGAGCGAGTAATCAGATGTGATTTGGATCCGGGATACAAAGAGGGAAGACAATTTGGTCGAGGACGAAGTGGTGGACAGGTTCGAGACGAGTTTAGACAAGAGTACGACAGCGGACGAG GCGGCTGGGGCCATCAACGtttggaggaagaaagaaggaggcAAGAACAAGACAGACTGCGTTCGCAAATGCAGTTCGACACCTATGCTGCTGTTGGTGGCCTTGGTCTTGCAGGCGCCGACGTTCCTCGAGGTGAAGACTTCTTTGCAGACCGACAAAAGCGTGGCAGAAGTGAAGACGAGGAGGAGATTGAAAGACgtgaagatgaaaagcGTTTACGGGGCGAACGAGACGATGAGTAA
- a CDS encoding uncharacterized protein (Similar to TIGR gene model, INSD accession AAW46694.1), translating into MATHRPAVLHDKQYSDPNPLPSNVPHVDELGVTSAPLKSASFFIGQHCKEVNEDFMLCKQENRDPAHCLAEGRKVTRCAQELISKLRETCLTEFDAHWQCLEKNNQYFQACRKPEKALNQCVFTKLGLTKNIPGSPEGQPQIHEKKSPIYSRVQK; encoded by the exons ATGGCCACACACCGCCCCGCCGTCCTCCACGACAAGCAGTACTCCGACCCCAACCCTTTGCCCTCCAATGTGCCGCATGTCGACGAGCTGGGCGTCACCTCCGCCCCCTTGAAAAGcgcttccttcttcattgGTCAACACTGCAAGGAGGTGAATG AGGACTTTATGCTTTGTAAGCAGGAGAACAGGGATCCGGCTCACTGTTTGGCGGAAGGCAGAAAGGTGACACGGTGCGCGCAGGAGTT GATTAGCAAGTTGAGGGAGACGTGTTTGACTGAGTTTGATGCTCATTGGCAATGCTTGGAAAAGAACAACCAG TACTTCCAAGCATGCCGAAAACCTGAAAAGGCACTCAACCAATGTGTATTTACAAAGCTT GGTCTCACTAAAAACATCCCCGGATCACCAGAAGGACAACCGCAAATCCACGAAAAGAAGTCGCCAATCTACTCGCGGGTACAGAAATAG
- a CDS encoding DNA dependent ATPase, putative (Similar to TIGR gene model, INSD accession AAW46462.1), which yields MSRRSRAGGAVRGPSSALTSFLAGLGVEPSHRINTWGDRSAVETPTSDGHHQHADPANVVTDDNVEAGPSSVGLGTPSFDEEGDLPVGFKRGRGTDSDEDYKIKRSRATSIDSDDLDADDTPVINHNARTPKPAPQSSTNVPAGPMRPIGEFMVCGECTKRFTVTAYTKEHPTNAQTYLCVQCCYALGIDPFAKPKKAAAKKAVKKQDRAKIVHYEQRRGVNSLGDICIQLVGKYIENVEQLGDIGSINMDKVCRIICKGRRLTPETASLFYSVERDSLDMYDCTRLTPEAFFTLANLCPNLQTLRLDLVGQMSTEVVRHWANTLKQLKRIELHAPFLVRKEAWIEFFRAAGERLEGFLVTQSPRIDSETVHELVKNCPNLTELRLSEIGKLDSEMLEELKPLKKLRFLDISSPPDSLTDDAIINLLEAVGNSIEDLNLADNFDLTDAILPAIAKYCPRLHSLSLRNLTELTDEGVTAFFESLQAKDHQGLRCIDMEKGHELRDSALGALIAHSGETVEWLSLLGWRKVALEALNALVKCKNLKYLDVGWCRAVNNFWVKDVLDGCRAIEQVRVWGCNELSDGVPRKKGVKVVGIETHSI from the exons ATGTCTAGACGTAGCAGAGCAGGTGGAGCAGTCCGTGGCCCTTCGTCTGCTCTTACTTCTTTCCTTGCC GGCCTCGGTGTTGAACCATCGCATCGTATAAACACTTGGGGAGATCGTTCAGCCGTTGAAACGCCTACCTCTGATGGGCATCATCAACACGCTGACCCGGCCAATGTAGTCACCGATGATAATGTAGAGGCCGGCCCTAGTAGTGTTGGACTGGGCACACCGTCATTTGACGAAGAGGGCGATTTACCTGTTGGGTTCaagagagggagagggacAGAT AGCGATGAAGATTACAAGATCAAACGTTCTCGAGCCACTTCTATCGATTCAGATGATCTCGATGCAGACGATACTCCCGTGATCAATCACAACGCTCGGACGCCAAAACCAGCCCCCCAATCTTCAACAAATGTGCCTGCTGGTCCCATGAGACCTATAGGAGAGTTTATGGTCTGTGGAGAGTGTACTAAACGGTTTACAGTG ACAGCATACACTAAAGAGCATCCTACCAATGCCCAGACATACCTATGTGTCCAGTGCTGCTACGCGTTAGGAATTGATCCCTTTGCAAAGCCTAAAAAGGCCGCCGCAAAGAAAGCAGTCAAAAAACAGGATAGGGCCAAGATTGTCCACTATGAACAACGACGAGGAGTTAATTCTCTAGGAGACATTTGCATTCAA CTTGTAGGCAAATATATTGAGAACGTTGAGCAACTAGGCGACATTGGCAGTATCAACATGGATAAAGTCTGTAGAATTATATGTAAGGGTCGCCGATT AACGCCTGAAACTGCGTCTTTGTTTTACTCTGTCGAACGCGATTCGTTAGATATGTATGATTGCACTC GTCTTACTCCGGAGGCTTTCTTCACTCTGGCAAATCTTTGCCCCAATCTGCAAACATTGCGTCTTGATCTTGTGGGGCAAATGTCTACAGAAGTAGTCCGTCACTGGGCCAACACTTTGAAACAACTCAAGCGGATAGAACTTCACGCCCCCTTTCTTGTGAGGAAGGAAGCCTGGATTGAGTTCTTCCGAGCAGCTGGGGAACGATTGGAAGGTTTTCTTGTAACTCAGTCACCAAGGATTGACAGTGAGACCGTACATGAGTTGGTCAAGAATTGCCCAAATCTGACAGAGCTCAGGCTTTCAGAGATTGGCAAACTTGACAGTGAGATGCTTGAGGAACTTAAGCCTCTCAAGAAGCTCAGGTTCCTTGATATTTCCTCCCCTCCTGATTCCCTGACGGATGATGCCATCATCAACCTGCTTGAAGCCGTAGGCAATTCTATAGAAGATCTTAATCTGGCCGACAACTTTGACTTGACCGACGCCATTCTCCCAGCTATTGCCAAATACTGCCCTCGACTCCATTCATTATCCCTGCGCAACCTCACCGAGCTTACGGACGAAGGCGTCACAGCGTTTTTCGAATCGCTCCAAGCCAAGGATCACCAAGGCCTGCGTTGTATTGATATGGAAAAGGGCCATGAGCTCAGAGATTCTGCTTTGGGAGCTCTGATCGCTCATTCAGGCGAGACTGTAGAGTGGCTGAGCCTCCTCGGTTGGAGGAAAGTGGCGCTCGAAGCATTGAATGCGTTGGTCAAATGCAAGAACCTCAAATATCTGGATGTTGGATGGTGTCGGGCGGTCAATAATTTTTGGGTCAAAGACGTGTTGGACGGATGTCGTGCTATCGAACAAGTCAGAGTTTGGG GCTGCAATGAATTGTCCGATGGTGTGCCCCGAAAGAAAGGAGTGAAAGTGGTCGGGATCGAAACGCATTCAATCTAG